Below is a genomic region from Rana temporaria chromosome 3, aRanTem1.1, whole genome shotgun sequence.
cgatgtatgcgatcgtcggaagcctgtcagaagcctgtcaatcaaataggaacgcccagtcccgcagcccatacccggaagcggcggagaagatcgctctctacaacggtaagtactgctccgattttaaaaaaaacacccgattcccctagactaaatgagcctcaatctaatgttagagcgggagttcacccgaaaaacaatttttaagtatggccgtcgttccgaagccgagttttgaaattttacgtcgtttgcgtaagtcgtacgcgaatagggctttacgtcatttacgttcacgtcaaatccaatacgtccttgcggcgtactttagagcaacgcacactgggatattttacagacggcgcggAGTCAagtaaaattgaaataaaacacgcccccaacatctccattttgaattaggcgggcttacgccgccacacatatgttacgccgccgtaactaagggcgcaagttctttctgaatacagaacttgcgccccaaagttacagcggcgtaacgtatcggagatacgttacgccagcagaaagatccgttgatctttctgaatctggccctgtgtgtttacactaggctggtgatcagggtgtaaaaagctgtaaaaaaaaaagctcatactcactgatcaccagccggctGCAGCGATCCGCCCTCCTCTCCGACAACTTCTGTGTcaggagagccgatcgcctagcaaccggctctgtatttacatcacatgacagctgtgattggacacggccgtcatgtgatcaggagggccaatcacagagtcctcctgccgatcggagatgtgccgtgtccgggtgacacgagcGCATTGGGGCTGCGCGGAAACCCCCttcttctgagggacgttcccgAATGTCTATTCAGAAGGAGAGAGAGCGCCCACCCGGCCGtgttggaagtggttaagctgagaaaacaaaaatctgtttggcaaaatttgaaaaaatgtataaatacacatataaaatataatgataataaaatgtaaataacttGGCTGGTAACTAAGGCCAGTCATAGAGGGAACAAAATttatagatatgtgcattcccgttcgtacgaatgttattttcgtacgaaaatcttcattttcgtacccgcagaataatgtgtacatacgaaaaaatgaaagcaccaaaatacgaaaacgacgggattacgaatgagccgcataacgaacaaccgcaaatacgaacgaacgatccgacaaaaatacgacaaaacgaaaaaaacagcaaaagaacgaaaattacatctataacaaaagacttgcattctgtattttgtttgaatcctttttctgtttgtatgttcatatgacatcttataacaaaagatttgcattctgtattctgaattccttttttctgttcgtaatttggtttcaaaatacagaatacaaatcttttgtttatagatgtcattttcgtctttttgaatgggcagtgagtattgttgagcagaatacgctatattcgattttgcgatatatcacgaatatatagccgaatattcgagaaatattcactaaaatcgaatattcgtgatattttatcgaaattaaatgtttgcgaaatttcgctattgcgaatgcgaaaataattgcgaaatttcgacaactgcggtaggagcactctggctcagaatattcgtgatattttatcgaaatttcgcaaaatgcgaatgcgatatttattgcggaatttcgacaactgcggtaggagccctctgattggctcagaatattcgtgatattttatcgaaatttcgcaaaatgcgaatgcgatatttattgcggaatttcgacaactgcggtaggagccctctgattggctcagaatattcgtgatattttatcgaaatttcgcaaaatgcgaatgcggaattgattgcggaatttcgacaactgcggtaggagcactctgattggctcagaatattcgtgatattttatcgaaatttcgcaaaatgcgaatgcgatatttattgcggaatttcgacaactgcggtaggagcactctgattggctcagaatattcgtgatattttatcgaaatttcgcaaaatgcgaatgcgatatttattgcggaatttcgacaactgcggtaggagccctctgattggctcagaatattcgtgatattttatcgaaatttcgcaaaatgcgaatgcggaattgattgcggaatttcgacaactgcggtaggagcactctgattggctcattatgaaatcgaatattcctgatattttatcgaaatttcgcaaaatgcgaatgcgatatttattgcggaatttctacaactgcggtaggagcagtctgattggctctgatgcaaaagaagggcggagaaaataatcgcgcaatattcctattgccgaatattcgcattgcgaatattcggcaatataaaatgatcgcttcagctactcggcccaaggtctctaatcataccagcaatgcttttagacgtcgatggagatcactaggatgtgatctgttctaaaaatagaattgaaaaaatccaaatattcggaatagcgaatattgaccgcgaaattcgagatattcgcgaatactcgaatatgccatattcgagccgaatattcgcaatacgaatattcgtgagcaacactagcagtgagtgtagttagttagtaaagcagcttctcttttgtgctgagtagtacagtagagccaaataaacttttctgtggattttcgtctgaagggagagatcagttggccagacttttgaacccaaaaatgattttctgatggagtttaaaaacgaacgaacgttcggtaaaacgatcgtttttatgtttgttgttaaaaaagtctgaccaagtgtatggggcttaacaatagttaatatggatgagccgcgtgttgaaagtgccgcgaatcccgcgatatatttacaaaagtacagaacgacgaaaattcacgaaaaattattgtctaacaagtaacgaacatgaattaaacagaataacgaaccatcccgcatgtacggaaataaaacggtaaccaaaatacgaaacgatcggaatacgaaaaaatcacgtcgtacgaaaaacgaacgggaatgaacaggaaaacgggcgtcttacgaaaaacgaacggaaacgaacctacggaacgataagaaacgaaacaaaaaaaacccgAAAATTTCTGTGCACGTCTAGTTTCGCCAGTTCAGTACTACTCgtcgaatttcgatccatgtatgggcaggctgattgtactgaAGTTACCTCAACCAGCcaccagtacaaccagcctgtcagggtTTTGGCGATGGATTATAGCCGCAGACGGGGATCATTGTATTTTGAAGGCTGAGAAACCTTCTGctgacaaaatacaaaaaaatatctgtgggagggattccccagtGTTGATGGGAAaattgagcaattttctttcctttaaccaaaaatgtgccgactgcttaaagcggtggttcaccctccttgacatcattataccattacattcggcatcgtagcgcgagctacggtatgccggtcttaaatttttaatccccgtactcactgtgctatcgatcattgaagtttccgactcccgcggggaatgggcgtgcctatggagagggaggatgattgacggccggctctggcacgtcacgctccccgaagacagccggagtaggtctcggctcttcacggcgcctgcgcacaggcgccgtgaagagccaagcctatttcggctatttccggaggagcggacgtgccagggccggccgtcaatcaccttccctgcccataggaacgcccattccccggaatcttcaacgatccatagcacggtgagtacggggataaaaaatgtaagaccggcatactgtagctcgcgctataataaattttttttttttttttttttttaatagggtgaacccccgctttaaggataaaGAGTGAGCAagcctcttaggccgggtactaacgagcaaacatgtacgatgaaaccggtccgtcggactgttttcaccgtacatgtctgcccgagggcttctgtacgatggctgtactaaccatcgtacagaagtccgcgcgtaaacaatacgcggggcgtggccgcgtcgtcgcgacgatgacgcggcgatgacacggcgacgtgggcggcctgccatttaaatgcttccacgcatgcgtcgaactcattcgacgcatgcgagggacggcgggcgctcggacatgtacggtaggtctgtactgacgaccatacatgtccgagcgggcaggattccagcggacggttttaaaacacgtccaggaatatttgtctgctgggaaaaggcccggcgggcaaatgtttgctggaaatctgcccgctcgtgcctacacacgaccaaacatgtctgctgaaactggtccgcggaccagtttcagcatacatgtttggtcgtgtgtacggggccttaaagaaatATATTAATTCCTTGGattgcggttaacgagcgtttcacaatacgagctgCTATTTTTCTTTTCAATCCTGACTcgcgttgtctcgcaaaacgagcaggattcaagcctctgtggtgtgcagtactgcatttggccagaggtgcgggggcgcaaaCTCTGAGCCATTCAGAGCCGTTCGGATGCACTCGGAAACATTTGGAAAAACTCTGttctgagcctttccgagggtttctgATTGCATCCGAGTATTTTTGAGTCTCTCCGCCCCCCCcactacctctggccacatgcggtactgcatgcaATAGAggtcatttccattgacttctatggggaaactcgctttgatatacgagtgctttgaattaaaagcattctcctggaatggattatactCGTAAGCCGAGTTTCCTCTGTATGCTCTTTAGCTTTATGTAAAAAAAGGAAATTGGTAGTGCCAAGGTAAATATGAAGATGTATCATCACTACAACGGGTCAATGTTGAGATGTtccatacacaattattaaccacttgcctactggccacttcctgcccaggccaattttcagctttcagcgatgtcacactttgagtgacaattgcgcggtcacgcaacgctgtacccatatgaaattttgagacaaaaagagctttattttggtggtatttaatccccactgggattttacttttttgtctggtaattttgaaaaaaaaaatcttagtttctgttacttttttttggtaaataagtaatttttttctccttcactgtgcACTaaagaggctgcactgatgtgcgatgataaggctgcactgatggccactgataagctgcactgataaggagacactaatgggcactgatgaggctacactgatgggcactgatgaggaggcactgaggctgcactgatgggcactaatgaggcggcactgatgaggctacactgatagacatcactgatagaaggcattgagaggcagcactgatgggaattattggggcggcactgatcattagaacactgatgatcagtgccctgattatcagtgtagatgtgtgGATTAAGTAAGGAGAGGACTGCCAATAACTGGCATcacctgtttacactgtgatcagctgtcattggacacagttggacacatggggctagattcaggtaggggcgcgcattgttacggcggtgcagcgtatcgtatttacgctacgccgccgtaagttagagaggcaagtgcggtATTCACAATTGACGcggcaacgacgtccatacttaacattgcgtacgcctcctaatagcaggagcaaccttacgccgaaaaagcttaacgtaaacgacgtaaaaaaatagcgccgggcgtacgtaaatttgtgaatcggcgtatctaggtcatttgcatattctacgccgaaaactacggaagcgccacctagcggccagcgtaaaatatgcaccctaagatacgacggtgtaagagacttacgccagtcggatcttaggctaatgtcggcgtatcttgctttctgaatacagaaaaaagatacgccgtcgcagctttgaatttacgcggcgtatctatagatacgccggcgtaaatcattgctgaatctagcccatggtaaagagcctctgtgcttggctgtttaccctgatctgtgatcgaTGTGTCAGAAGGACACAACGATCACAAATCCCTGTTGAGGTACGCCACAGGGGGCGCGTGGGAAGCACAACCATGGTGCAACCACACTGTAGCGATCATTCAGCTATAGCACGCTCGTGAAGAGGTTAATAAATCACTTAGACCAGAGAGTAACACCCATGAGCTCTCAGAGAGTTAAACTCGGTTATCTGTAAGCCATTGTTCTAACTTTTGGGGATTCTTGAACACCTAACTTGGCACCAAGTGATCGGAAAACATAGCAGTTGTGTTCAAGCAAAGAGCATGATTTAGATTTGATAGCCagtctaatagccagattcaggtagggcggcgcatctttaaggcggcgtagcgtatcgtatttacgctacgccgccttaagtcagagaggcaagtactgtattcacaaagcacttgcctcctaacttacggcggcgtagcgtaaatggggccggcgtaagcgcgcctaattcaaatcaggatggggggggcgtgttttatggaaatgattggtgacccgacgtgattgacgtttttttacgaacggcgcatgcgccgtccgtggacatatcccagtgtgcattgctccaaagtacgccgcaaggacgtattggtttcgacgtgaacgtaaatgacgtccagccccattcacggacgacttacgcaaacgacgtaaaattttcaaatttcgacgcgggaacgacttgccatacttaacattggctaggccagctatttgttggaataactttacgccggaaaacaccttacgtaaacggcgtatatctttactgcgacgggcgcacgtacgttcgtgaatcggcgtatctattcatttacatattctacgccgaactcaatggaagcgccacctagctgccagcggaaaaattgcaccctaagatatgacggcgcaggccgtcgtatcttaggtaggtttaagtgtatctcagtttgagcatacacttaaacttacgtcggcttagattccgagttacgttggcgtatctactgatacgccggcgtaactctttgtgaatctggctataagtctgtacagttttaattgctgtctgtgtccttgttGTGGGAGTCACCCTCTCGTTGTTTTTTTCCTGGTGTCAACTGAAGGACAGAGATGGGAAATTgtgggaaatccaacattttacaGCTGTCACTGAAATAGGAATGGAGCAGAAATCTTCCAAATTTCTTCTGGTGACAActctctctaaggccccgtaaacacgaccggttttctcggcagaattcagcaagaaactcgatgggagacgtattctgccgagaaaactggtcgtgtgtacacttttcgcctaGGAAACcggcgaggatctcgtcgggccaaaaagagaacatgttctctatttccttgttagtcaatgggaaaagttggctcgccgagatcctcggcggcttcacaaggaactcgacaagcaaaacgatgtgttttgcccgtcgagtttctcggacgtgtgtacggggccttaaaggggaTTATGCCTTATTTTGCAAAGAGTTTCCCTCTCTGACATTTCTCAGAGACAGCAAGTAAAGTGAGACGTGTATTTAGGACACCGGCAAGAAATAACTAACAGGGGTTTCAACCTTTCCCTAATCTATTTATAATAAAGAAAAGGCAACAAAATATTTCAAAATCTGGGAGGTGATAACGTATTATTGTTTATCCTCAATGGAAAGAGATCTATTGATTTATTCACCAAAAGCCAATCTTCGCTGTAGCTGCCATTGAGATGTCACTCATCTGTCTTCATCTCATCTTTTTATTGCAGAGAACATCGGAGACACTCAAGCTGTCACACCGAGACCGACTACAATGCAGAATATAACGACTCCGCAGTGTGATCATTGTCCAAAAAAGACCGAACACCCCACCAAACATCGTACCACTGTGCTACACACTGATCATACCACACATCGTACCACTGTGCTATCCACCGATCACACCACACATCGTACCGCTGTGCTACCCACCGATCACACCACACATCGTACCACTGTGCTACCCACCGATAACACCACACATCGTACCACTGTGCTACCCACCGATCACACCACACATCGTACCACTGTGCTACCCACCGATAACACCACACATCGTACCACTGTGCTACCCACCGATCATACCTCGCATCGTACCACCGTGCTACCTACCAATCGTACCACACAACGACCTTCTCCTCCACCCAAACCCACGGAATACATTGTGGTTAACCTAGCAGGAGAAGTCTGTCTAAGAATAAAGGCAATCATCAAAGTAATGGTGCACTTTCCCAAGATCGAAACTGTAAGTTATTTCTTATAGATCAGCAATTTATTGGAAGTTTTGAGTATAATCTAGAAGTTGTAAAGGCTCGAAAGTCAATGCCAGTGAAGAATGTAAATTCTAGTCATAGGTTAGGGCTGGTTTAgatcaggggcaggcaaaaatAATCTTGTCTTATTGTCCACCCATGACTAGGTTGGTCCTGAGCATCCCTGGGTGTAGTTTGTATACACCCTAAGGTGTAATCTTTTCTGCCCCATTTAAATGGGGTGAGTACACTCAATGCTTTTCACTCTCCATTCTCCTTTGTTTCTTTCCTTTGCCTACatcacccccaacccccccaaccCCTGATGTGCGCTGAATGAGGAACCTCCCCAGATCCGTTCAAAGGTCCTCAGTTAAACTTACTATGTTTAATGTGAAGGGACTCAATGTacaaaagaaaggaaagagatTGTTGTTGGATCTTGGCAGGATGGGGAGCAACATAGTATTCTCcaagaaattcaataaaatactgtatatacttgagtataagccgactttgtcagcacattttttatgctgaaaaagcccccccccccctcggcttatactcgagtctcccgCTGTGTTAACTGTAGTCGACGGCCGTTGCCGggtgtactgcgcatgtgcgagcacgTCCACGAGAACGTCCTTCTTGGTGTGATGGGGGATTATCGTGCATTAAACGAAGGACgcgctcacacatgcgcagtacacCTGGTAACGGCCGCTGACTACAGTTAACACAGCGGGAGAAGTTGGCActtttgacagaacacctgcaACAAGGTACAGCATGCTACAAGGTacatgaagctgcagatgggcactgatgagacaggtgggcacagtgaggctacagatgggcattgttgaccctctttacCACTTACCACTTACCTGCCTGCTGGCTACCCAACAGGCAGGTTTCATGCAGGTTCCGATCTCCTGATTGCACAGTGAAGCCACTGAGCGGCTTTCTCTCTTCCCAAAAGGTTGCCatagcaatggcggcggcagcggaAGTCCCAACCCCATTGCTATAGAAACCTGTCAGCCCTCCCATTTACAAACACAGTTGGTATCATTTTAAAGGCCGGCTTAGCCCTATCCACCGCTTTGTATACCAAGCCTCTCTTGCTAATTTACCTCCTCTTGTTTACAGGCAGTGCGAATAGCTCTAATGCTGAGACTGATGCTGAGACTATCTGGCCCACCTTGGCTCCACCAACTGACCTGTAAACCACTCCCCTCCAGCTCAGCCCTCTTGTCCACAAACACAGCTGGTGTAGTTTCAAAGTCTGTTCTAGCCTCACACACTGTCTTGCAAGCCACACCCATCCCGATCAGCCACCCCATCTACCAACACAGCTGGTATACTGTAGTTTTCAAGGCTGTCCTAGACCCACCGCCCTCTAAACCACACCCCTCCCATTCAGCTATCAAGTCTACTAACACAGCTGGTATAGTTTTAAAGGCCCTCCTAGCCCCACCCACCTCCCTGAAAACCACACCCCTACCGTTCAGCTATCCAGTTTACTAACACAGCTGGTACCGTTTTGAAGGCTCTCCTAGCCCCACCCACTGCCCTGTAAACCACGCCCCTCCTGTTCAGCTATTCAGTCTACTAACACAGCTGGTATAGTTTTGAAGGCCGCCCTATCCCCACCCATTGCCCTGTAAACCACACCCCACCTGTTCAGTTATCCCATCTACTAACACAGCTAGTATAGTTTTGAAGGCCCTCCTAGCCCCAACCACTGCCCTGTAAATGTAAATCACGCCCCTCCCACTCGGCCCTCTTGGCCACAAACACAGCTGGTATAGGTTTGAAGGTTGTCCTAGCCCCAgccacaaaaacaaataaaataaaatcatgtCTTCCCAGTCCTCCCGTTCACGTCATTTCCTGTCTGGAAAGATTTTGCCACTaggtcatgggtgctcaacctgtggctctccagctgtttcagaactacaattcccatgaggcattgcaagctactgactgttacaagcatgactcccaaaggcagaggcatgatgggacttgaagttctgcaacagctggagagccacaggttgagcacccatgcactagGTGATTCGCAGGGACTCCTGTGATACATGACATGCTATACCAGGAGCCCTTGCGAATTGCCTAATGACATAATCGCCTAGGTGGGAGGCTGCCGGAAGTGTGGCTGAAAAAGGCATTTACacacggaaaaaataaaaaaaaattacactgggaAAATTATGCTCAAGGGGGATaccatagaccaggggtctcaaactggcagccctccagatgttgcaagactacaagtcccatgaggcattgccagGCTGACAGTTACATGCTTGACtcacacaggcagaggcatgaagggacttgtagttttgcaacagctggagggctgccagtttgagacccctgccatagactgtaagacccggttcacactggggcgactcgtcaggcgacgcagccgcctgacaggccgcgtcccattctagtgaatagaacctttctaataggagcgacgcaagtcgctcctacttagaaaaaggttcttgtactacttcgggggcgactcggggcgacctgcattgacttctatacaaaagtcattttgcaagtcgccttagatgtcgtcttcatgtaGCCAGactgagtcgcccccgaagtcgtgccgcccctgtgtgaaccggctctaagtataaaaatgggtggaactctgctttaaacaccTAGGAGTCAAAATCACACCTGACCCCTCTGATCTATACAATGCTAACTTTCATCCCTTAATAGAGAAAATCAGAACTGACCTGTGCAACTTACAATCAAACTCATTAAATTAATTTGGGAAATGCAATTTAAACTGCCACTTTCTCTGGTCTTTACCTCCACCGAAAGAGTTATGTAGGCCTCTCACCTCCTTCAAGTCTCTATAGCACGACTCAGAAAACATCCCACACGTGCTTTCCCTATTATATAAACTATTAAATGCCCCAAATGATGACTATACTAGCCGAAaattaaactaaactaaactaaccTCACATTAGTAGGGAAGCTGAGCTTTGAAACACCTTCTCCAGAACTGTAATTCACAAGGCCATATCATTGTTCCCATAGCACATCCTTATCTAATAAATTCCAGGAGAAAAGATACAAACTTCTTACACACCCTTCTCCATAAGCAGATTCCTCAGGGTACTAACACCTGCTGCCAATGCCAAACTAGACTGGATATGCTACCCCACATATTCTGAGAATGTCCCGTCTTATGTCCCAGGATCAGCACTTCCGTCCATTGGTTTCTTATATTGGGAGATCACATCACAGAAATAAGTGCAAAGTTTCAGAGCCTCGCAGGGCcctttcatcaggcatgtgatgcctaggcatgtgcattttgtttccttccgaatcgaaattcggacgaatttttcattattcgggcATTcgtatgcatacgaattcccaaaTTGTAATATGAACGAattaaccgaatccgaacgaacgttttcgaatcgaaaacctgCGGACGAAAAttgatcgaattcgaaaacaaattctattcgaatgtaaggccccgtacacacgagaggatccatccgctgaaaaatctcagcggattctttttcagcggatagatcctctggtgtgtacgttccagcggatatttatcctcagatatttccgaattccagcagataaaaatttgaagacatgcttacaaatctatccgctggaatcggctccagcggatcgatccggtggtctgtacagactcaccggatcgatccgtccgaacccatccctcgcatgcgtcgtaatgattcgacgcatgcgtggatatccttatgtgacagcgtcgcgcacgtcgcagcgtcatcttTGCGGCGACGgctcgacacgtcaccgcgatgggaattcggcgcggatttggatcagatggtgtgtacactccatcggatcaaaatcctcacaggatttatccgcggaccgtatccgcggatcaatcctatcgtgtgtaccaggcctaattcgaaaacaattagattcgaaaacaaattcaaatgaaaattgaaagcatttgaatcaaaatc
It encodes:
- the LOC120931031 gene encoding hepatitis A virus cellular receptor 1-like; translation: MQNITTPQCDHCPKKTEHPTKHRTTVLHTDHTTHRTTVLSTDHTTHRTAVLPTDHTTHRTTVLPTDNTTHRTTVLPTDHTTHRTTVLPTDNTTHRTTVLPTDHTSHRTTVLPTNRTTQRPSPPPKPTEYIVVNLAGEVCLRIKAIIKVMVHFPKIETITFPSPPITEVSGSCNDDIARLSLKDPKRELYLIFKEVWRAQTGGGV